A single Aspergillus puulaauensis MK2 DNA, chromosome 7, nearly complete sequence DNA region contains:
- a CDS encoding uncharacterized protein (COG:G;~EggNog:ENOG410QDJ8;~InterPro:IPR020846,IPR011701,IPR036259;~PFAM:PF07690;~TransMembrane:12 (i21-42o69-88i95-115o121-143i155-176o188-211i257-284o304-322i329-352o358-377i389-411o423-445i);~go_function: GO:0022857 - transmembrane transporter activity [Evidence IEA];~go_process: GO:0055085 - transmembrane transport [Evidence IEA]), which translates to MFARFAAYIKGPESVPGEAKLLRKLDLFILSFCCLCYFANYLDRTNINNAYVSGMREELHFQGNELNQITTVFTVGYIIGQVPSNLALTFFRPRLFFPAMVVIWGSLTMITAAVSNPQGIMAIRFFLGLAESSTFAGTHYILGSWYTERELGKRSGIFTASGLAGTMFGGFIQTGIHSSMDGMQGLSGWRWLFIIDGLITIPIAIYGFLVFPDTPTTTKARYLTATEKALAVARIPESGAVKVPLNFAFLKSIFTTWYWYAFVMLWIIAGETESFSTNALLALYMQSHPTKTYTVPQLNNYPTGVPAVGIISTLFWATLTDFMGGKRYLVGYFIAITGITTSALILTCFNSTPTVFGAFYWAGAVYACQATFFAWCNDAMRYKDERLRSVVLASMNMGSNAVNAWWTILFYSADFAPRFTKGMWAMIACSVALALWTAGITAMTVREERRGERDGRVVDLQEKELEAAVD; encoded by the exons ATGTTCGCCAGATTCGCCGCCTATATCAAGGGCCCTGAGAGCGTGCCCGGCGAGGCCAAACTGCTGCGCAAGCTCGATCTCTTCATTCTGTCATTCTGCTGCTTATGCTACTTTGCCAATTACCTCGACCGCACAAATATCAACAATGCCTACGTGTCGGGGATGCGCGAGGAGCTGCACTTCCAGGGGAATGAGCTGAACCAGATCACCACCGTCTTCACGGTGGGATACATTATCGGTCAAGTCCCGTCCAATCTCGCCCTGACCTTCTTCCGTCCGCGCCTGTTCTTCCCTGCGATGGTGGTGATCTGGGGTAGCCTGACTATGATCACTGCGGCGGTGTCCAATCCGCAGGGGATCATGGCAatccgcttcttcctcggccttgcagAGTCGAGCACTTTTGCCGGAACGCACTATATCTTGGGTTCCTGGTACACCGagcgagagctgggaaagCGCAGTGGCATCTTCACAGCCAGCGGCCTGGCCGGTACGATGTTCGGCGGCTTCATCCAGACAGGGATCCATTCGTCCATGGACGGAATGCAGGGCCTCTCTGGCTGGCGGTGGCTGTTCATC ATTGACGGCCTAatcaccatccccatcgcgATATacggcttcctcgtcttccccGACaccccaacaaccaccaaagcACGCTACCTCACAGCGACAGAGAAAGCGCTCGCCGTCGCCCGCATCCCCGAATCCGGCGCCGTCAAAGTCCCCCTCAACTTTGCCTTTCTCAAAAGCATCTTCACAACATGGTACTGGTACGCCTTCGTGATGCTGTGGATCATCGCCGGCGAAACCGAGTCATTCTCCACAAACGCCCTGCTGGCCTTGTACATGCAGTCACACCCAACGAAGACATACACCGTCCCCCAGCTAAACAACTACCCAACCGGCGTGCCCGCAGTGGGCATCATATCGACCCTATTCTGGGCAACACTGACAGACTTCATGGGCGGAAAGCGGTATCTTGTCGGGTACTTCATCGCCATAACAGGGATAACGACCTCAGCACTCATCCTAACGTGCTTCAACTCCACCCCCACCGTCTTCGGCGCATTCTACTGGGCGGGCGCCGTCTACGCATGCCAAGCGACGTTCTTCGCATGGTGCAACGACGCAATGCGATACAAGGACGAGCGGCTGCGGTCTGTGGTTCTTGCGAGCATGAATATGGGCAGTAATGCCGTGAATGCGTGGTGGACTATCCTCTTCTACTCGGCGGACTTTGCACCAAGGTTTACAAAGGGCATGTGGGCGATGATTGCGTGCTCGGTTGCGTTGGCGCTGTGGACGGCGGGAATTACGGCTATGACtgtgagggaggagaggaggggagagCGCGACGGGCGTGTGGTTGACTTGCAGGaaaaggagctggaggctgcggttgaTTGA
- a CDS encoding uncharacterized protein (COG:T;~EggNog:ENOG410PKCJ;~InterPro:IPR000719,IPR011009,IPR017441;~PFAM:PF00069;~go_function: GO:0004672 - protein kinase activity [Evidence IEA];~go_function: GO:0005524 - ATP binding [Evidence IEA];~go_process: GO:0006468 - protein phosphorylation [Evidence IEA]): MPSIPERRLTLEIDVEIEAESFEVYDEDAAIRLGHGGGATVWMAHDLEEKRDVAIKVMKTGSWGENEIRMQTQVLKDVQDDARLVTCLTTFFLSGSHGQHQVLVFPLVGPSIQSFVLMDRIPMKSRMSAAGQLLEALESLHDAGIVHRDVSPGNCMWGVASLNNLTRSAKYQALGRPLKLGIPWVNLWKRGDLVRPAKFPEQLRTEDFFLGDFGLAKRLSDPETERGQPPDQLCSPERLHQKDPSPACDIWSYMVIFAMLYQEIEPFSAAHEGGVLAAMVRSLGAFPEEWKGSCKYRECPGSWYDHTLQPEQPCELESELVRLRPDADPSERENVHKLMHKVFIIRPEKRPTATELLRDPDFRAIMDRYDS, from the exons ATGCCCAGCATTCCAGAGAGGAGATTGACGTTGGAGATTGACGTTGAGATAGAAGCTGAGTCCTTTGAGGTCTACGACGAGGATGCAGCAATCCGG CTCGGCCACGGCGGTGGTGCGACGGTCTGGATGGCTCATGATCTCGAGGAGAAACGGGACGTCGCTATCAAGGTGATGAAGACAgggagctggggagagaacGAAATCCGCATGCAGACGCAAGTGCTAAAGGATGTCCAAGACGACGCCCGACTTGTGACATGCTTGACcaccttcttcctttccggGTCCCACGGTCAGCATCAGGTTCTGGTATTTCCTCTGGTGGGACCATCTATTCAGTCATTTGTTCTTATGGACCGGATTCCCATGAAGTCTCGCATGTCCGCTGCTGGACAACTGCTGGAAGCCCTGGAAAGTTTACACGATGCAGGAATTGTACACCGCG ACGTCAGTCCAGGGAATTGCATGTGGGGAGTAGCTTCTCTGAACAACCTAACTCGGAGCGCCAAATACCAGGCACTCGGCCGCCCATTGAAGCTGGGAATACCATGGGTCAACCTTTGGAAAAGAGGCGACCTCGTCAGGCCGGCTAAATTCCCTGAACAATTACGCACGGAGGACTTTTTCCTCGGCGACTTCGGGCTAGCGAAGAGACTGAGTGACCCCGAAACCGAGCGCGGCCAGCCTCCAGACCAACTCTGCTCCCCGGAGCGGCTTCACCAGAAAGACCCAAGCCCCGCTTGCGACATATGGAGCTATATGGTCATCTTCGCCATGCTCTATCAGGAGATTGAGCCTTTCAGTGCTGCCCATGAAGGTGGCGTGCTAGCTGCAATGGTTCGATCCCTTGGGGCCTTCCCTGAGGAGTGGAAAGGCTCTTGCAAATACCGCGAATGCCCTGGTTCATGGTATGACCACACCCTACAGCCAGAACAGCCCTGTGAGCTGGAATCAGAGCTTGTGCGCTTGCGTCCTGATGCTGATCCCAGCGAGAGAGAAAACGTGCACAAGCTCATGCATAAAGTATTCATCATTCGCCCGGAGAAACGCCCGACCGCGACAGAACTTCTTCGAGACCCGGACTTCAGAGCGATCATGGATAGATATGATAGCTGA
- a CDS encoding putative beta-glucanase (CAZy:GH43;~COG:G;~EggNog:ENOG410PJ70;~InterPro:IPR023296,IPR006710;~PFAM:PF04616;~SECRETED:SignalP(1-17);~go_function: GO:0004553 - hydrolase activity, hydrolyzing O-glycosyl compounds [Evidence IEA];~go_process: GO:0005975 - carbohydrate metabolic process [Evidence IEA]), translating to MKLGTALSAILAVSAQAKYIVPGGRWQDTEGNLVNAHAGNIYFDKDSSKFWLFGEYKIEGQEEGGGVSVYSSDDLGTWESHGLALEPIEAHPYISTEHIIQRPKVVYSEGTGQYHMWWHADNSTYGWLLQGLATADTIAGPYEFVDAVAPLGNWSQDFGLFTDRKDGRSYALYSNGDSVDGRDVYLTRFNSNITALDEVVHRFPKFDLEAPTIIQSEHSYWALMSHKTGYRPNNVVAFRADKLSGPWSQPFIVSPLNTRTFNSQSGFSIRIEGTKKTTYLYIGDQWDTNSLWESRYIWLPVDIDEHKKTLEVQWHDVYDLNVKTGEWRPVKGKTYTSKHATTSGDAYLQEANFATDGAILTGIYGNDSTVTFHNIEGTGKPQWVSFYYQNTDDMGFGDQPGGTPDRIGGEWQLRRISSVVVNGDTQNVETLYQRDTHKGIILSTPLQLTLKKGRRNTITVGGLFNGWDYKGADLDRVVVYPPE from the exons ATGAAGCTCGGTACGGCGCTTTCGGCGATTCTGGCGGTATCCGCTCAGGCGAAGTATATCGTGCCTGGTGGGCGATGGCAGGATACGGAGGGAAACCTGGTCAATGCCCACGCCGGGAATATTTACTTCGACAAGGACAGTTCCAAATTCTGGCTTTTCGGCGAATACAAGATCGAAGggcaggaggagggcggcggTGTCTCTGTATACAGCTCTGACGATCTGGGGACATGGGAATCGCACGGTCTAGCACTGG AACCCATTGAAGCACACCCGTACATCTCCACCGAGCACATCATCCAGCGCCCCAAGGTCGTCTACAGCGAAGGCACCGGACAGTACCAC ATGTGGTGGCACGCAGACAATTCCACCTACGGATGGCTTCTCCAGGGCTTAGCAACAGCCGATACCATCGCCGGTCCATACGAGTtcgtcgacgccgtcgcGCCGCTCGGAAACTGGTCGCAGGACTTCGGCCTCTTCACTGATCGCAAGGACGGCAGGTCGTACGCTCTATACTCCAACGGGGACAGCGTCGACGGCCGCGACGTCTACCTTACCAGATTCAACTCCAATATTACGGCCCTAGATGAAGTCGTGCATCGATTCCCCAAGTTCGACCTCGAAGCCCCGACGATCATCCAGTCTGAACATAGCTACTGGGCGCTGATGAGCCATAAGACGGGATACCGGCCCAACA ACGTGGTCGCGTTTCGCGCCGACAAGCTGAGCGGTCCATGGTCCCAGCCGTTCATTGTATCGCCGCTCAACACGCGGACCTTCAACTCGCAGTCTGGATTCTCGATCCGCATCGAggggacgaagaagacgacgtaCCTGTATATCGGGGACCAGTGGGACACCAACTCGCTATGGGAGAGCCGGTATATCTGGCTTCCAGTGGACATCGACGAGCATAAGAAGACACTGGAGGTGCAATGGCACGATGTCTACGATCTGAACGT TAAAACCGGAGAATGGCGACCCGTCAAGGGCAAAACATACACATCCAAGCACGCGACAACAAGCGGCGATGCATACCTTCAAGAAGCC AATTTCGCTACCGACGGAGCCATCCTAACCGGGATCTACGGCAACGACAGCACGGTGACATTCCACAACATCGAGGGAACCGGAAAGCCGCAGTGGGTTTCGTTCTACTACCAGA ACACCGACGATATGGGCTTCGGAGACCAAC CGGGCGGAACACCGGACCGCATCGGCGGCGAGTGGCAGCTGCGCCGGATCAGCAGCGTGGTTGTCAACGGGGACACGCAGAACGTGGAGACCCTGTACCAGCGCGACACGCATAAAGGGATTATTCTCTCGACGCCGCTGCAGTTGACGCTCAAGAAGGGCAGGCGCAATACTATTACTGTTGGAGGATTGTTTAATGGGTGGGACTATAAAGGGGCTGACTTGGATAGGGTTGTTGTCTATCCACCAGAGTGA
- a CDS encoding Zn(II)2Cys6 transcription factor (COG:K;~EggNog:ENOG410PXX0;~InterPro:IPR036864,IPR007219,IPR001138;~PFAM:PF00172,PF04082;~TransMembrane:1 (o580-600i);~go_function: GO:0000981 - DNA-binding transcription factor activity, RNA polymerase II-specific [Evidence IEA];~go_function: GO:0003677 - DNA binding [Evidence IEA];~go_function: GO:0008270 - zinc ion binding [Evidence IEA];~go_process: GO:0006351 - transcription, DNA-templated [Evidence IEA];~go_process: GO:0006355 - regulation of transcription, DNA-templated [Evidence IEA]): MIMSSHASDHLPELTGNTSYMRSPLPTRVSSACERCRRHKTRCDPFRPCSLCVRAQVNCRPLPISRTRRDSTRRSKTVARSRRRETESPASASPAVENASDNGARTQQADNSENESHADVFGPPRPIEYGEAESTLGIAQKIYGLGRQLIDEQATSAIPGYQASTSVADRHVTAVGQRVPIASILGQPLPPTDIMYSLLDDYFDAVHWFSLVIYEPTFRNNLLSVADGLAYSSQKPFLILLAAVLGMGAWYRSQRKAAAATDNDNWRQMSAGLLKLVESCIVELMDQPSVTAAQIFILFGSYCVYHGRPNLSFSLLGATIRISQAAGLHRDPSRGNFEEKEERKRVWWTIYTWDRFASITYGRPLGINDRDCNISMPADILENPHFVAPASEQGYTVCYSTYQRELNRLYLMASTALEAIFGSRTSGSSKALAGDEYLGLVKEATQNLQKWQDELPATLVLNLDEDFQADRGLEAKAHALQSLSLHLTYDNILIVLHRPLLARQVDHLSTDPSKSGQRSALETNNRQPNAATPNQPDSPFEALSPNASVASSVHWWNAALRTSRVTELPVLAQLATDSHLVAFLAINVFNAAIVLAVMALSDPLSDTAQIVKRTITRILRLQDLLGQRSALSKQSTSVLKNVVTLLLRRESEAILAPITGGHQEEGHQLSNTGPMSVEDTLRLPLDVTLEASDNTMRRQAWPDVTNTLRLNESLASVQYVVPSANDGRSFGWYGSTDTPQMQDSAPEPGGHPWPSSGQLDWNGSNIPVEPFQPNTDPNGERGLYWLWDMSWNGPDI, encoded by the exons ATGATCATGTCAAGCCATGCATCGGATCATTTGCCGGAGCTGACAGGGAATACGAGCTATATGCGATCACCATTACCGACGCGAGTGAGCAGTGCCTGCGAGAGATGTCGGCGCCACAAAACACGG TGCGACCCATTCCGACCTTGTTCGCTGTGTGTCAGAGCCCAAGTGAACTGCAGACCGCTCCCTATCAGCCGGACGCGCCGAGATAGCACGCGACG TTCCAAGACAGTTGCGAGAAGCCGTCGACGAGAGACGGAATCTCCAGCGTCTGCTAGCCCAGCTGTGGAAAATGCCAGCGACAATGGAGCTCGTACTCAGCAAGCAGACAATTCTGAGAACGAGAGTCATGCAGATGTGTTTGGCCCGCCCAGGCCAATTGAGTATGGGGAAGCGGAATCGACATTGGGAATTGCTCAGAAGATCTATGGACTTGGCCGGCAACTCATCGACGAGCAAGCTACGTCGGCCATCCCAGGCTACCAAGCCAGCACCAGTGTTGCAGACCGGCACGTAACGGCTGTCGGCCAACGAGTCCCAATTGCCTCGATATTGGGCCAGCCGTTACCGCCCACGGATATCATGTATTCCTTACTAGACGACTACTTTGATGCCGTCCATTGGTTCTCGCTCGTAATTTATGAGCCTACCTTCCGCAATAATCTCCTCTCTGTCGCTGACGGCTTGGCATACTCCTCCCAGAAGCCGTTCTTAATCCTTTTGGCCGCCGTTTTGGGCATGGGGGCATGGTACCGATCACAGAGGAAGGCTGCCGCCGCTACTGATAATGATAACTGGAGACAAATGAGTGCCGGGCTGCTAAAACTAGTCGAGTCGTGTATTGTCGAGCTGATGGACCAGCCGTCCGTAACGGCAGCTCAgatttttattctattcgGATCTTACTGCGTCTATCACGGGCGGCCCAATCTTTCGTTTTCCCTACTAGGAGCCACAATCCGGATCTCCCAGGCCGCAGGTTTGCATCGTGACCCATCCAGAGGGAACtttgaagaaaaagaggaacGGAAACGTGTTTGGTGGACGATATACACTTGGGATCGGTTCGCATCAATCACGTACGGCCGTCCACTGGGGATCAACGACCGGGACTGCAATATCAGCATGCCAGCGGATATCCTTGAGAATCCGCATTTTGTTGCACCAGCATCAGAACAGGGTTATACAGTGTGCTATTCTACCTATCAAAGGGAGCTCAACCGCCTTTACCTCATGGCGTCTACCGCTTTGGAGGCTATCTTTGGCTCGCGCACCTCGGGCTCATCCAAGGCATTGGCCGGGGACGAGTACCTTGGACTAGTTAAAGAAGCCACCCAGAATCTGCAGAAGTGGCAGGACGAGCTACCTGCCACCTTGGTTTTGAACCTCGACGAAGACTTCCAGGCCGACCGTGGGCTAGAAGCAAAGGCACATGCACTGCAATCACTATCACTTCATCTGACCTACGACAATATTTTAATCGTCCTCCACCGTCCTCTATTGGCACGGCAAGTGGATCATCTATCGACGGATCCTTCTAAGTCGGGCCAAAGAAGCGCACTAGAGACTAACAACCGCCAACCCAACGCCGCCacaccaaaccaaccagaCTCACCCTTTGAAGCACTATCACCCAACGCATCTGTGGCGAGCTCCGTACATTGGTGGAACGCTGCTTTGAGGACATCGCGAGTGACGGAGTTGCCCGTCCTGGCCCAACTTGCGACCGATAGCCATTTGGTAGCCTTCTTAGCTATTAATGTATTCAATGCGGCTATCGTGTTGGCCGTCATGGCTCTGTCAGATCCTCTGTCGGACACCGCGCAGATCGTCAAACGTACGATTACCCGCATCCTGCGACTGCAAGACCTTCTGGGCCAGCGCTCCGCATTGTCCAAGCAGAGCACCAGTGTTTTGAAAAATGTGGTCACATTGCTTCTTCGTCGCGAATCCGAGGCCATCCTTGCGCCAATCACAGGGGGgcatcaagaagaaggccatcaGTTGTCGAACACTGGGCCCATGTCAGTGGAAGacaccctccgcctccctcTCGACGTGACACTGGAAGCATCCGACAATACCATGCGACGGCAGGCGTGGCCGGACGTTACCAATACCCTTCGTCTGAATGAAAGCTTGGCCTCGGTGCAATACG TTGTACCGTCCGCAAATGACGGGCGCTCTTTTGGCTGGTACGGCAGTACCGACACTCCCCAAATGCAGGATTCGGCGCCGGAACCCGGGGGTCATCCGTGGCCATCATCGGGTCAACTTGACTGGAATGGTTCGAATATCCCCGTGGAACCCTTCCAACCCAACACAGACCCGAACGGCGAACGTGGACTATATTGGCTGTGGGACATGTCGTGGAACGGCCCGGATATCTAG
- a CDS encoding sugar porter family MFS transporter (COG:G;~EggNog:ENOG410PMHX;~InterPro:IPR005829,IPR005828,IPR003663,IPR036259, IPR020846;~PFAM:PF00083,PF07690;~TransMembrane:11 (o108-127i139-157o163-184i196-217o229-250i318-339o354-375i382-404o416-438i450-468o480-499i);~go_component: GO:0016020 - membrane [Evidence IEA];~go_component: GO:0016021 - integral component of membrane [Evidence IEA];~go_function: GO:0022857 - transmembrane transporter activity [Evidence IEA];~go_process: GO:0055085 - transmembrane transport [Evidence IEA]), which yields MSVSEVSAREPAQNAVIQRRSHAIADQVAEQQGWLEKKLKPKTVSARYPFKGTPLLYATCAFGSLGDGLFGYNSGIMSGLLVNEAFVARFFKDYGGADGTTTGVNSSITGISVACLQASAAVGALIAGRLGDIVGRKKCVRLGGFIYFFSAFIQMFAPGFGTFLAGRTIQGLGVGFLSMTVPIIQTEIAAPHRRGLMVGIEYTFSIAGYMLSCWVDYGFNFLLPSEMSWRGPFIVQIALSFILLAMSFFLPETPRWLAKNGFMEESLQTVADLHSNGDTNAQHVQHVFLEIQEAVIYETNLGKSSWTEMFTRYRKRTIVGITVQMFAQLNGINIVSFYLPSTLASAGFDNRKSLLFTAANAIPYTAATIVTWWLADRWGRKPLLILGGLGMAILLAVVCAFTQANLDIKTKADGQYAFVMLYNIVYGFTWGPMPWLLPAEIFPLRGRSKGMALATTSNWVFNFIIGMVSPDAFAGIHGYFYVIIAGFCLFSAGLVYFYYVETANHSLEEIAALFGDQAFENEVVEIGDVRKDEVKDVV from the exons ATGAGTGTCAGCGAAGTCTCTGCGCGAGAGCCGGCCCAGAATGCCGTTATCCAGCGGCGCTCACACGCCATAGCCGACCAGGTTGCAGAGCAGCAAGGCTGGCTGGAGAAGAAACTGAAGCCGAAGACCGTTTCGGCGAGATACCCCTTCAAAGGGACCCCGTTGCTGTATGCGACCTGCGCTTTTGGGAGTCTGGGAGATGGCTTGTTTGGGTACAACTCCG GTATTATGTCCGGCCTGCTGGTCAATGAGGCCTTTGTGGCCCGCTTCTTCAAAGACTACGGTGGTGCCGATGGAACGACAACCGGCGTCAATTCGTCCATCACCGGAATATCTGTTGCCTGCTTGCAAGCGTCAGCTGCTGTCGGTGCCCTCATTGCTGGACGCCTTGGGGACATTGTCGGACGAAAGAAGTGCGTTCGCCTCGGTGGATTCATTTACTTCTTCAGCGCCTTTATTCAGATGTTCGCTCCCGGCTTCGGAACGTTCTTGGCCGGCCGTACCATTCAGGGATTGGGGGTCGGGTTTCTGTCCATGACCGTGCCTATCATCCAAACCGAAATCGCTGCACCGCACCGCCGCGGGTTGATGGTGGGAATTGAGTATACGTTCTCGATAGCAGGGTATATGCTTTCATGCTGGGTTGACTATGGGTTTAACTTCTTACTACCAAGTGAGATGTCATGGAGGGGGCCGTTCATTGTGCAGATCGCGCTGTCTTTCATCCTCTTGGCCAtgtccttcttcctcccagaGACTCCCCGTTGGCTAGCGAAGAATGGTTTTATGGAGGAGAGCCTCCAGACAGTGGCGGACCTGCACTCTAACGGCGACACCAATGCTCAGCACGTACAGCACGTCTTCCTTGAAATCCAAGAAGCTGTCATTTACGAAACCAACCTGGGCAAGTCTAGCTGGACG GAAATGTTCACTCGGTATCGCAAACGAACAATCGTCGGCATCACTGTGCAAATGTTTGCTCAACTCAACGGAATTAACATCGTCTCCTTCTACCTCCCTAGTACCCTCGCGTCTGCCGGATTCGACAATAGAAAGTCACTGCTGTTTACCGCCGCCAATGCGATTCCATACACCGCTGCCACCATCGTTACCTGGTGGTTAGCAGACAGATGGGGAAGAAAGCCACTGCTTATTCTAGGAG GTCTCGGCATGGcaatcctcctcgccgtcgtctGCGCCTTTACACAAGCCAACCTCGACATCAAAACCAAAGCCGACGGACAGTACGCATTCGTAATGCTGTACAACATAGTCTACGGATTCACCTGGGGACCTATGCCGTGGCTCCTCCCCGCCGAGATATTCCCCCTCCGCGGCCGCAGCAAGGGCATGGCGCTGGCAACAACAAGCAACTGGGTGTTCAATTTCATTATCGGCATGGTCTCCCCGGATGCATTTGCCGGTATCCACGGGTACTTCTACGTTATCATCGCCGGGTTTTGTCTGTTCTCTGCTGGGCTAGTGTACTTTTACTACGTGGAGACTGCGAACCACTCgcttgaggagattgcggcgtTGTTTGGCGACCAGGCGTTTGAgaatgaggttgtggagATTGGAGATGTCCGGAAAGATGAGGTTAAGGATGTCGTTTGA